The proteins below are encoded in one region of Effusibacillus dendaii:
- a CDS encoding DUF2062 domain-containing protein — translation MPNPQHSRYVKLKRSMRTQYLKLLRSPGGARYVAMGFAVGFGLEMMLPVTAYLGYILFYPAVRLSGGSLPAAIIGNIIGKVSLLPAVLLPFGHMLGSWLLPHRLHGIPPYIYGYLKTLMGMTLFAVILGILSYFPVRYLYEVNRKHRLKKSEEKRAAKASVEEL, via the coding sequence ATGCCCAATCCCCAACATTCCCGATATGTTAAGCTTAAACGTTCGATGCGGACCCAATATCTGAAACTGCTTCGATCACCAGGCGGCGCCAGGTATGTAGCAATGGGATTTGCCGTTGGTTTCGGTCTTGAAATGATGCTTCCGGTGACTGCATACCTTGGCTATATTCTTTTTTATCCGGCTGTCCGGCTGTCCGGCGGTTCTCTCCCCGCCGCCATTATCGGCAATATTATCGGCAAAGTCTCACTGCTTCCTGCCGTTCTGCTGCCATTTGGCCACATGCTGGGGAGTTGGCTGTTGCCGCATCGGTTACACGGCATCCCGCCCTATATATACGGATATTTAAAAACACTGATGGGAATGACCCTGTTTGCGGTTATTTTAGGGATCCTTTCCTATTTCCCGGTCCGCTATTTGTACGAAGTAAACCGCAAGCATCGCCTAAAGAAAAGTGAAGAAAAGCGTGCGGCCAAAGCGTCTGTGGAAGAACTTTAA
- a CDS encoding dipeptidase has translation MEQHVQQWLKDKRTAHLDELKEFLSIPSISALSEHKPHIKEAADWLAKNLQSAGFDHVQVMPTNGNPVVYADWLHAPNKPTVLIYGHYDVQPVDPIGLWDTPPFEPDIRDNKIFARGASDDKGQTFMHIKALEAILHTTGTLPLNIKFCIEGEEEVGSPNLDRFVEVNQNLLAADVLVISDTPMLDKGRPAICTGLRGLCGLQIDVKGPKSDQHSGLFGGAVQNPIHALVRLLDSMRDEEGHILIDGFYDQVIPITEEERAAYQFLQMDEEKVRQELEVPALFGEKGFSMLERTWVRPTLEVNGIYGGFQGEGIKTVLPSEAHAKITCRLVPDQEPDQIVELLRKHIQKHTPPGVTVQVTPFDKGYPFMTPIDHPAIQAASRAYEKAYGVAAAFTRMGGSIPIVATFNRLLHLPVVLMGFGLPNENFHAPNEHFHLENFDLGLLTLCHYWFELANTPV, from the coding sequence ATGGAACAACATGTGCAACAATGGTTGAAAGATAAGCGTACTGCACATCTTGATGAACTGAAAGAATTTCTTTCCATTCCAAGTATTAGCGCTCTGTCCGAACATAAACCACATATTAAAGAAGCAGCCGATTGGCTCGCAAAAAACTTGCAGTCTGCCGGATTTGATCATGTTCAGGTAATGCCCACGAACGGCAACCCTGTCGTTTACGCCGACTGGCTGCATGCGCCGAACAAGCCCACCGTGCTGATTTACGGTCACTATGACGTGCAGCCGGTTGATCCGATTGGGTTATGGGACACGCCGCCGTTTGAGCCTGACATACGGGATAACAAAATTTTCGCCCGCGGCGCAAGTGATGATAAAGGTCAAACATTTATGCATATCAAAGCGTTGGAAGCAATCCTTCACACAACGGGAACGCTTCCTTTGAACATAAAATTCTGCATCGAAGGCGAAGAAGAGGTTGGCAGCCCCAATCTGGACCGTTTTGTGGAAGTGAATCAAAATCTGCTGGCAGCCGATGTTCTGGTCATCTCGGACACGCCAATGCTGGATAAAGGTCGACCCGCTATTTGTACAGGTTTACGAGGCTTGTGCGGCTTGCAGATTGATGTAAAAGGCCCCAAGAGTGACCAGCATTCCGGCCTGTTCGGCGGCGCCGTGCAAAATCCAATCCATGCGTTAGTGCGACTGCTCGATTCCATGCGTGATGAAGAGGGGCATATTTTGATAGACGGTTTTTATGACCAGGTGATTCCTATTACAGAGGAAGAACGAGCTGCCTATCAATTTTTGCAGATGGACGAAGAGAAGGTTCGGCAGGAGCTTGAGGTGCCGGCTCTTTTCGGCGAAAAAGGATTTTCCATGCTGGAGCGAACCTGGGTTCGACCGACATTGGAAGTAAACGGGATTTACGGCGGTTTTCAAGGCGAGGGCATTAAAACGGTGCTTCCTTCAGAAGCGCATGCCAAAATTACTTGCCGATTGGTTCCTGATCAGGAACCGGACCAAATTGTGGAATTGCTTCGGAAACATATACAAAAACATACGCCTCCCGGTGTAACTGTGCAAGTGACTCCCTTCGACAAAGGCTATCCTTTTATGACGCCAATCGATCATCCGGCGATTCAAGCAGCCAGTCGAGCCTACGAAAAAGCATACGGGGTTGCTGCCGCTTTTACGCGGATGGGAGGATCGATTCCGATTGTAGCCACATTCAATCGGTTGCTTCATCTGCCTGTCGTTTTGATGGGGTTCGGTTTACCGAATGAAAACTTCCATGCTCCCAATGAACATTTTCACTTGGAGAATTTTGATCTGGGATTACTGACGCTATGCCATTATTGGTTTGAATTGGCCAATACACCGGTTTGA
- the qoxD gene encoding cytochrome aa3 quinol oxidase subunit IV encodes MKELFPLKQVMGFVFSLILTAVALLVYFLDMSFPVGMTVLLVTAFVQAGLQLVVFMHAGETEDKGAIYTNVYYGLLIALVTVFGTLLSMIWGYI; translated from the coding sequence ATGAAAGAGTTATTTCCACTCAAACAAGTAATGGGTTTTGTATTCTCACTGATCCTGACTGCAGTTGCTCTTTTGGTTTACTTTCTGGACATGTCATTTCCAGTAGGCATGACGGTTCTTCTTGTAACGGCATTCGTACAAGCAGGCCTTCAGCTGGTTGTGTTTATGCACGCTGGTGAAACTGAGGATAAAGGGGCAATCTATACAAACGTATACTATGGATTGTTAATAGCTTTAGTTACCGTTTTCGGTACATTACTAAGCATGATCTGGGGTTACATTTAA
- the qoxC gene encoding cytochrome aa3 quinol oxidase subunit III, whose amino-acid sequence MKIDHSLPLEYSTEENRLKVLGFWIFLGAEIMLFATLFASYFTLVDRTGNGPSGAEIFEITPVLIETVVLLTSSFTIGLAVHAMRLGNKKAMLSFFAVTLLLGAGFLAVEISEFVHYVHIGAGIQTSAFTSILLTTLGTHGAHVTLGFFWGLSIMLQVAKRGLTPETANKSFIFSLYWHFLDVVWIFIFSFIYLKGMM is encoded by the coding sequence ATGAAAATTGATCACTCGCTGCCACTTGAATACAGTACGGAAGAAAATCGCCTAAAAGTGTTAGGTTTTTGGATTTTCCTGGGTGCCGAAATCATGCTTTTTGCAACGCTTTTCGCGTCCTATTTCACATTAGTTGATCGTACGGGCAACGGCCCTTCTGGAGCAGAGATTTTCGAAATCACTCCCGTACTGATTGAAACTGTCGTGCTTTTAACAAGTAGTTTTACCATCGGTCTTGCAGTTCACGCGATGCGTCTCGGCAATAAGAAAGCGATGTTGTCATTTTTTGCTGTCACACTGCTTCTTGGTGCTGGATTCTTAGCGGTTGAAATTTCTGAATTCGTTCATTATGTTCACATTGGAGCAGGGATCCAAACCAGTGCATTTACATCGATCCTGTTAACAACATTAGGAACACATGGGGCGCACGTTACCTTAGGTTTTTTCTGGGGATTATCCATCATGCTGCAGGTTGCTAAGCGCGGATTGACTCCTGAAACAGCCAATAAATCGTTCATCTTCTCTCTTTACTGGCATTTCCTGGACGTAGTATGGATCTTCATCTTCAGCTTCATCTACCTGAAAGGAATGATGTAA
- the qoxB gene encoding cytochrome aa3 quinol oxidase subunit I: MDFFHRFAVPHPNPAIYASMVAIGLTVIAIVAGLTYFKKWGYLWREWLTTVDHKRIGIMYLISALLMLFRGGADALMMRAQLAVPENTLLDAQHYNEIFTTHGVVMILFMAMPFIMALMNFVVPLQIGARDVAFPRLNALSFWLFFMGAMLFNISFVVGGSPDAGWTSYFPLAGNEFSQSVGTNYYMISIQIAGIGTLMTGINFMTTILKMRAPGMTLMKMPMFTWSALIANVIIVFAFPVLTVALAMGTMDRLFGTHFFTTNNGGMDMLWANLFWVWGHPEVYILILPAFGIYSEVISTFARRNLYGYKSMVASMVIISLLSFLVWAHHFFTMGQGAVANSIFSITTMAIAVPTGVKIFNWLFTLWKGKIEITTPMLYALLFIPLFTIGGVTGVMLGMSAADYQYHNTMFLVAHFHMVIIPGVVFAMLAGLTYYWPKMFGFMLNEKIGKLAAWIIAVSTLLAFMPMFFSGLDGQARRMYTYSEATGFGPWNMVALVGALGLAAGFVLIVYNIYYSTRYASRDISSDPWDARTLEWATHTPVPAYNFAVVPQVNSIEALWDAKKKGHVLFKGKYEKIHMPNSSGVPFIMGVIFFIWGFAFVFAIWPLVILSTIGIFACMAHRSFEKDHGHYISVEQIEEIEGTETKLRGAN; encoded by the coding sequence ATGGATTTCTTCCATCGATTTGCCGTACCGCATCCAAACCCTGCGATTTACGCATCCATGGTTGCCATCGGTCTTACTGTTATCGCAATAGTTGCCGGCTTAACCTATTTTAAAAAATGGGGCTATCTATGGCGTGAATGGTTAACAACAGTAGACCATAAACGGATCGGTATTATGTATCTGATATCTGCCTTGCTCATGCTATTCCGTGGTGGCGCAGATGCTTTAATGATGCGTGCCCAGCTTGCTGTCCCTGAAAACACGCTGCTGGATGCTCAGCACTATAATGAAATTTTCACAACCCACGGCGTGGTTATGATCCTCTTTATGGCTATGCCATTCATTATGGCTTTAATGAACTTCGTTGTTCCATTGCAAATCGGAGCTCGTGACGTAGCGTTCCCACGTTTGAATGCACTAAGTTTTTGGTTGTTCTTCATGGGTGCGATGCTATTCAATATCTCTTTCGTAGTTGGCGGTTCTCCTGATGCAGGTTGGACCTCTTATTTCCCGCTTGCAGGTAATGAATTCAGCCAATCTGTAGGAACAAATTATTATATGATTTCTATTCAGATTGCCGGTATTGGTACATTAATGACTGGTATCAACTTTATGACTACCATCCTTAAAATGAGAGCACCTGGCATGACATTGATGAAAATGCCAATGTTTACATGGTCTGCTTTAATCGCTAACGTCATCATTGTTTTCGCTTTCCCTGTATTAACAGTGGCGCTTGCAATGGGGACAATGGATCGCCTGTTTGGAACACACTTCTTTACAACAAATAATGGCGGTATGGATATGCTTTGGGCAAACTTGTTCTGGGTTTGGGGACATCCTGAAGTGTATATCTTGATTCTGCCGGCATTCGGTATTTATAGTGAGGTTATTTCAACCTTTGCACGCCGTAACCTGTATGGCTATAAGTCTATGGTTGCCTCAATGGTTATCATCTCCCTACTTTCATTTTTAGTATGGGCGCACCATTTCTTTACTATGGGTCAGGGAGCAGTAGCTAACAGTATCTTCTCGATTACAACGATGGCAATTGCCGTTCCGACTGGGGTTAAGATCTTTAACTGGCTGTTCACGCTTTGGAAAGGGAAAATTGAAATTACCACTCCAATGCTTTATGCATTGCTTTTCATCCCGCTTTTCACAATCGGCGGGGTTACCGGGGTCATGCTTGGAATGTCAGCTGCTGACTACCAATACCATAATACTATGTTCTTGGTAGCTCACTTCCACATGGTTATTATTCCTGGTGTTGTATTTGCGATGCTGGCCGGTCTCACTTACTATTGGCCAAAAATGTTCGGTTTCATGCTCAATGAGAAAATCGGAAAATTGGCGGCATGGATTATCGCAGTCAGCACTCTTTTGGCATTCATGCCCATGTTCTTCTCCGGTTTAGATGGTCAGGCTCGACGGATGTATACCTACTCTGAAGCAACTGGATTTGGACCTTGGAACATGGTTGCGCTTGTCGGAGCACTTGGGCTTGCAGCAGGTTTTGTTTTGATCGTATACAACATCTACTACAGCACTCGTTATGCTTCAAGAGATATCAGTTCCGATCCGTGGGATGCGCGTACTCTCGAGTGGGCTACTCATACTCCGGTACCCGCATATAACTTTGCTGTTGTGCCGCAAGTTAATTCAATTGAAGCATTGTGGGATGCCAAGAAAAAAGGTCATGTATTATTCAAAGGCAAGTATGAAAAGATCCATATGCCAAATAGCAGTGGCGTCCCGTTTATCATGGGTGTTATCTTCTTCATCTGGGGCTTTGCGTTTGTATTCGCTATATGGCCTCTGGTAATCCTTTCGACAATCGGTATTTTTGCTTGTATGGCTCACCGTTCATTCGAGAAAGATCACGGCCATTACATTTCCGTTGAACAAATTGAAGAAATTGAAGGGACAGAAACAAAATTGCGAGGTGCTAACTAA
- the qoxA gene encoding cytochrome aa3 quinol oxidase subunit II — protein MRSKKGILVSLLVGIPALLVSGCGNRLTVLDPKGPQAQTQADDIMLSIWIMSFIVIAVFALLVFMLLKYRASKQSKDYEPPHIEGNPIVEAICVGIPVLIVIFLSIVSVQSNNKVEATPQGYEGKAPLVIYASSSNWKWHFSYPEQGIETVNYLYIPTDRPLEFKLYSYGPITSFWIPQLGGQKYAMSDMVNTLHLAADVPGEYMGRNANFSGKGFAENTFDVEAMPQSKFDDWVKEVKATAQPLTKEKFDQLLEPGHLGKATFTGTHLDFSPPPTAENGGHNHGSSNSNEHSEHHNQ, from the coding sequence ATGAGATCAAAAAAAGGCATTTTGGTTTCACTATTAGTCGGTATACCAGCCTTATTGGTAAGCGGTTGCGGAAACCGATTAACGGTCTTGGATCCTAAAGGGCCTCAAGCTCAAACGCAAGCCGATGACATAATGTTATCTATTTGGATAATGTCGTTTATTGTCATTGCTGTCTTCGCACTTTTGGTATTTATGTTACTAAAATACCGTGCCTCTAAACAAAGTAAAGATTATGAACCACCTCACATTGAAGGGAATCCGATTGTGGAAGCGATTTGTGTGGGGATTCCAGTTTTAATTGTCATTTTTCTTTCAATTGTTTCTGTTCAAAGCAACAATAAAGTCGAGGCAACACCGCAAGGATACGAAGGTAAAGCACCATTAGTCATTTATGCTTCATCATCTAACTGGAAATGGCATTTCAGTTATCCTGAACAAGGTATCGAAACAGTTAATTATTTGTATATTCCAACAGACCGACCGCTTGAATTTAAACTTTATTCATACGGCCCGATCACCAGTTTCTGGATTCCACAACTTGGTGGACAAAAATACGCTATGAGCGACATGGTCAACACATTACACTTGGCGGCTGACGTTCCAGGTGAATACATGGGTCGAAATGCAAACTTCAGCGGGAAAGGATTCGCTGAAAATACGTTTGACGTCGAAGCAATGCCTCAATCCAAATTTGACGATTGGGTAAAAGAAGTGAAAGCCACCGCTCAACCTCTTACCAAAGAAAAATTCGATCAGTTATTAGAACCTGGTCACCTTGGAAAAGCAACATTCACTGGAACTCATTTGGATTTCAGCCCGCCCCCAACTGCTGAAAATGGCGGACATAATCATGGATCAAGCAATTCTAATGAACATTCAGAACACCATAATCAGTAA
- a CDS encoding MazG-like family protein produces the protein MRDTQKELDIAKNIKMIEWLKTEVVETVAVLFRGFQQGSETLLKGGLANLVVLSYLMARRLGMRYSQFDSQIREQIRQNLEMDDAFFDWREDLSILEEHFQNKK, from the coding sequence GTGCGTGATACCCAGAAGGAACTGGATATTGCGAAAAATATTAAGATGATCGAATGGTTGAAAACGGAAGTCGTGGAGACGGTGGCCGTCTTGTTTCGCGGCTTTCAGCAAGGCAGCGAAACGTTGTTAAAGGGCGGATTAGCGAACCTGGTCGTGCTAAGTTATCTGATGGCCCGGCGGCTGGGAATGCGGTATTCGCAATTTGACTCGCAAATACGGGAGCAGATCCGACAAAATCTTGAAATGGATGATGCGTTTTTTGACTGGAGAGAAGATCTAAGCATACTTGAAGAGCATTTTCAAAACAAGAAGTAA
- the rplI gene encoding 50S ribosomal protein L9 encodes MKVIFLKDVKGQGTKGEIKEVADAYARNVLIRQGLAEEATAGNLKKLDAQIKAMEKRAQEELEEAKRLKAVLENTTVSLKTKAGEGGRVFGSVTAKQIAEALDTMKLKVDKRKIVLDEPIKSLGTTIVPVKLHPEVSAELRVHVQAE; translated from the coding sequence ATGAAGGTGATTTTTCTTAAAGATGTAAAAGGACAAGGAACCAAAGGGGAAATCAAAGAAGTGGCTGACGCTTACGCAAGAAACGTCTTGATTCGTCAAGGGTTGGCTGAGGAAGCTACAGCCGGGAACTTGAAGAAACTGGATGCGCAAATCAAAGCAATGGAAAAAAGAGCGCAGGAAGAGTTGGAAGAAGCGAAACGGCTGAAGGCCGTTTTGGAAAACACGACAGTCAGTCTAAAAACAAAGGCAGGCGAAGGTGGACGCGTGTTTGGGTCGGTCACGGCCAAACAGATTGCGGAAGCTTTAGATACGATGAAACTAAAAGTGGACAAACGCAAAATCGTCTTGGATGAACCGATTAAATCTTTGGGTACGACGATTGTTCCGGTCAAACTCCATCCGGAAGTATCTGCTGAACTGCGGGTCCATGTACAGGCGGAGTAA
- the lonC gene encoding Lon family ATP-dependent protease — protein MKKLLEKLHLIPNSTLHQKLENEEAYRRQVTALFGILSNLYGADKLVLRAGKLEALHLMRSSDLGERVLGLQRIVFENPNLSDIPRKDQIPVVLQEIEDALADMLARRSVEQEIEAKVSDKMQERHEEYLQEIRTQLIKEKSGPENAQTLKKYAKLEKLEHIHLSRSTLELIRPKALSEIVGQEKGIRSLISKLASPFPQHVIIYGPPGVGKTTAARIVLQEAARLANTPFASDAPFVEVDGTTLRWDPRDITNPLLGSVHDPIYQGARRDLADTAIPEPKLGLVTEAHGGVLFIDEIGELDPILQNKLLKVLEDKRVQFDSPYYDPDDKNVPKYIKKLFEEGAPADFILIGATTRDPSEINPALRSRCTEVFFEPLVPNQVEEIIRGAGERLGVSVEAGVPELIARYTIEGRKAVNVLVDAYGLMKYRESKTGEETDLICLQDVEDVLQMSRLHPYIREKKQARWEVGRVNGLGVAGFLGSVIEIEAVAFPAPERGKGRLRFNDTAGSMAKDSVFNAAAVFRRVTGQDLSDFDVHINAVGGGRIDGPSAGVAIFLAAFSAVTGKPIPQTLAVTGEISIQGRVKPVGGIVEKIFGARQAGMTHVLVPEENASDVPNDTIGIQVTTVSTIEEVLAIAFQQEPLKVC, from the coding sequence ATGAAAAAGCTGCTTGAAAAATTACATCTGATTCCAAACAGTACACTTCACCAAAAGCTTGAAAATGAGGAAGCGTATCGGCGGCAGGTAACGGCGCTTTTTGGAATACTGAGCAATCTTTACGGTGCGGATAAATTGGTGCTTCGCGCGGGGAAGCTGGAAGCGTTGCATTTGATGCGCTCATCTGATCTTGGTGAACGCGTATTGGGGTTGCAGCGGATCGTGTTTGAAAATCCAAATCTGTCTGATATTCCGCGGAAAGACCAAATCCCGGTTGTTTTGCAGGAGATTGAGGATGCGTTGGCAGATATGCTTGCGAGGCGATCTGTCGAGCAAGAAATTGAAGCGAAAGTAAGTGACAAAATGCAGGAGCGCCACGAGGAATACCTGCAAGAAATCAGAACGCAGCTGATTAAAGAAAAATCCGGCCCGGAAAATGCGCAGACGCTAAAGAAGTATGCCAAATTGGAAAAGCTGGAGCATATTCACTTGTCCCGTTCCACGCTGGAATTGATCCGACCAAAGGCGCTCTCCGAAATCGTGGGTCAGGAAAAAGGAATTCGTTCGTTGATTTCCAAATTGGCTTCTCCGTTCCCTCAGCATGTGATCATTTACGGACCGCCAGGCGTCGGGAAGACGACGGCTGCAAGGATCGTGCTGCAGGAAGCGGCTCGCTTGGCGAACACGCCGTTTGCTTCCGATGCTCCGTTTGTGGAGGTAGATGGCACTACGTTGCGATGGGATCCGCGCGACATTACCAACCCGCTGCTTGGATCGGTGCATGATCCGATTTACCAAGGGGCGCGTCGCGATTTGGCCGATACGGCGATTCCTGAACCCAAGTTGGGGCTTGTCACAGAAGCGCATGGCGGTGTTCTGTTTATTGATGAAATTGGGGAACTGGATCCGATTTTGCAAAACAAGCTGTTAAAAGTGCTGGAGGACAAACGGGTGCAGTTTGATTCGCCCTATTATGATCCGGACGACAAAAACGTGCCGAAATATATCAAGAAGCTGTTTGAAGAAGGGGCGCCGGCAGACTTTATTTTGATTGGGGCTACGACCCGTGATCCTTCCGAAATCAATCCGGCGCTTCGTTCTCGCTGTACGGAAGTGTTCTTTGAACCGTTGGTGCCGAACCAGGTCGAGGAAATTATTCGGGGAGCGGGGGAACGGCTTGGCGTATCGGTGGAAGCAGGCGTGCCCGAGTTGATTGCCCGCTACACGATAGAAGGACGGAAAGCGGTCAATGTGCTGGTTGATGCATACGGTTTGATGAAATATAGGGAAAGTAAAACGGGAGAAGAAACCGATTTGATCTGTCTCCAAGATGTCGAAGATGTGCTGCAGATGAGTCGGCTGCATCCGTATATCCGTGAGAAAAAGCAGGCGCGATGGGAAGTGGGGCGCGTCAATGGATTGGGAGTAGCCGGGTTCCTGGGATCTGTGATTGAAATTGAAGCGGTGGCGTTCCCTGCTCCAGAGAGAGGGAAAGGGCGGCTTCGTTTCAATGATACAGCCGGTTCTATGGCGAAAGACTCTGTGTTTAACGCGGCAGCCGTATTTCGGCGTGTGACCGGTCAGGACCTGTCCGATTTTGATGTGCATATTAATGCGGTAGGCGGCGGTCGAATTGACGGTCCGTCTGCCGGTGTAGCGATTTTTCTGGCTGCTTTCTCGGCAGTAACGGGTAAACCCATTCCTCAAACACTGGCAGTCACAGGTGAAATTTCCATTCAAGGACGTGTGAAGCCGGTGGGCGGGATCGTGGAAAAGATTTTTGGCGCCAGACAGGCGGGAATGACACATGTGTTGGTGCCGGAGGAAAATGCGTCGGACGTGCCGAATGATACGATAGGCATTCAAGTCACAACGGTCAGTACGATTGAAGAGGTTTTGGCGATCGCATTTCAGCAAGAGCCTTTGAAAGTTTGCTAG
- the dnaB gene encoding replicative DNA helicase — translation MDEQLIERIPPQNTEAEQAVLGAVLLQPDVLTTVTELLKPEDFYRASHQKIFAGMVEVAERGEPVDIVTLTAHLQNLAQIEEVGGVSYLATLANVVPTASNADYYANIVKEKAVLRRLIRTATQIATSGYEGTDDVVALIDDAERRIMDLSNERVGRGFTPIKDVLLSTFERIEFLFANKGGVTGVPTGYPDLDRMTSGFQRSDLIIVAARPSVGKTAFSLNIAQNVAARAGVPVAIFSLEMSKEQLVQRILCAEAMLDAGKLRTGFMEDDDWPKLTMAVSTLAEAPIFIDDSPGVTVSDIRSKCRRLKQEHGLGMILIDYLQLIQGRGRSDNRQQEISEISRTLKMIARELDVPVVALSQLSRSVEQRQDKRPMLSDLRESGSIEQDADIVAFLYRDDYYNPESEKKNIIEIIIAKQRNGPTGKVELVFLKNFNKFVSLEREAVS, via the coding sequence TTGGACGAACAACTGATTGAGCGGATACCTCCTCAAAATACGGAAGCGGAACAGGCCGTTTTAGGGGCTGTTCTGTTGCAGCCTGACGTATTGACTACCGTAACCGAATTATTGAAACCGGAAGACTTTTACCGTGCCAGCCACCAGAAGATTTTCGCCGGGATGGTGGAAGTTGCGGAGCGGGGAGAGCCGGTCGATATTGTTACGTTAACGGCTCATTTGCAAAATTTGGCGCAGATTGAAGAGGTCGGCGGCGTTTCTTATTTGGCCACCTTGGCCAATGTGGTTCCGACAGCGTCTAACGCCGATTACTATGCAAACATTGTCAAGGAAAAAGCGGTTTTGCGCCGTCTGATCCGGACGGCCACACAGATTGCCACATCTGGCTATGAGGGTACGGATGATGTGGTGGCATTGATTGACGATGCGGAACGGCGCATTATGGATCTGTCGAATGAACGGGTCGGCCGGGGATTTACGCCAATTAAAGATGTGCTGCTGTCTACGTTCGAACGGATCGAATTTCTGTTTGCCAACAAGGGTGGCGTTACAGGAGTACCGACAGGCTACCCGGATTTGGACCGAATGACGTCTGGATTTCAACGATCCGATTTGATTATTGTGGCAGCCCGTCCTTCGGTGGGCAAAACCGCGTTTTCCTTGAATATCGCGCAGAATGTAGCGGCCCGCGCCGGTGTTCCAGTCGCGATTTTCTCATTGGAAATGTCGAAGGAACAATTGGTGCAGCGGATTTTGTGCGCGGAAGCCATGCTAGATGCAGGCAAATTGCGGACCGGATTTATGGAAGACGATGATTGGCCGAAATTAACGATGGCGGTCAGCACGTTGGCGGAAGCGCCGATTTTTATTGATGATTCGCCGGGTGTTACGGTGTCTGACATACGTTCCAAGTGCAGGCGGCTGAAACAAGAGCATGGGCTTGGCATGATATTGATCGACTATTTGCAGTTGATTCAAGGTCGAGGGCGAAGTGATAACCGGCAGCAGGAAATTTCCGAAATTTCCCGAACGCTGAAAATGATCGCAAGGGAACTGGATGTGCCTGTGGTGGCGTTGTCTCAGTTAAGCCGTTCGGTAGAACAGCGGCAGGATAAACGCCCGATGTTGTCCGACCTGCGGGAATCGGGGAGTATTGAGCAGGACGCTGACATTGTCGCGTTTTTGTATCGGGATGATTATTACAATCCTGAATCGGAAAAGAAAAATATCATTGAAATCATTATTGCCAAACAACGGAACGGCCCAACCGGCAAAGTGGAGTTGGTATTCCTTAAAAACTTCAACAAGTTCGTCTCTTTGGAAAGAGAGGCGGTCAGTTAA